In Pseudoalteromonas sp. MM1, a single window of DNA contains:
- a CDS encoding AI-2E family transporter has product MASLTGVNKSLIIFAALVVVLAGIKAASVIIIPFILAAFIAIVCNPLITFFGRYRIPKGVSVVIVVLIIVGLGVSLGGLVGQSVNDFSQQLPEYKARLKEEFVWLVDLASQYNILIDRDQILSMFDPGKMVDVATNMLTGLGGVMANMFLIILTVVFMLFEGPTLSKKIHMALADPDRKMEQIDRFLASINSYLAIKTLVSLGTGVIAAFYLWILDVDYFVLWGVLAFMFNYIPNIGSIIAAVPAVLLALITQGPLTAGLVGAGYLVINTVMGNIVEPKFMGKGLGLSTLVVFLSLIFWGWLLGTVGMLLSVPLTMIVKIALEASDEGRWVATLLGTGESIDDK; this is encoded by the coding sequence TTGGCAAGTTTAACTGGTGTAAATAAAAGCTTAATAATATTTGCAGCACTGGTGGTTGTATTAGCCGGTATTAAGGCCGCAAGTGTTATTATTATCCCCTTTATTTTGGCAGCGTTTATTGCCATTGTATGTAACCCGCTGATCACTTTTTTTGGCCGCTATCGCATCCCAAAAGGGGTTTCTGTTGTTATTGTGGTACTTATAATTGTCGGCTTAGGTGTAAGCTTAGGCGGCCTTGTGGGGCAATCTGTTAACGACTTTTCGCAGCAACTTCCTGAATATAAAGCTCGGCTAAAAGAAGAGTTTGTGTGGTTGGTCGATCTTGCATCGCAATACAATATTTTAATCGATAGAGATCAAATCCTCTCCATGTTTGACCCAGGTAAAATGGTCGATGTAGCCACTAATATGCTTACTGGCTTAGGCGGTGTAATGGCAAACATGTTTTTAATTATATTAACAGTGGTGTTTATGCTTTTTGAAGGGCCTACTCTAAGCAAAAAAATCCACATGGCACTTGCCGATCCAGATCGAAAAATGGAACAAATAGACCGCTTTTTGGCTTCAATTAATTCATATTTAGCAATTAAAACCTTGGTTAGTTTAGGCACAGGTGTTATTGCCGCATTCTATTTATGGATTTTAGATGTTGATTATTTTGTACTGTGGGGCGTTTTAGCGTTTATGTTTAATTACATCCCTAATATAGGCTCTATTATTGCTGCAGTACCTGCAGTATTACTTGCACTAATTACACAAGGTCCACTGACCGCGGGGCTTGTTGGAGCAGGCTACTTGGTCATTAATACGGTTATGGGTAACATTGTAGAGCCTAAATTTATGGGGAAAGGCCTTGGGCTTTCTACCTTAGTGGTGTTTTTGTCGTTAATATTTTGGGGCTGGTTATTAGGAACTGTAGGTATGTTGCTATCGGTACCGCTTACTATGATAGTTAAAATAGCCCTTGAGGCAAGTGATGAAGGGCGCTGGGTTGCCACGCTACTTGGCACTGGCGAGTCGATAGACGATAAATAA
- a CDS encoding TIGR01777 family oxidoreductase yields the protein MHIFFTGATGLIGKHLTPFLLHHHKVTVLSRNKTKAHVLLGHNIDVVTDVANIDFNNIDVVINLAGEPIVNKRWTQSQKKIIRDSRIKLTEQISDAITKCATPPATFISGSAIGYYGRQGDTPVDEQSSDVNDEFSHQLCKEWELAALKAQSDKTRVCLLRTGIVLSKNGGALSKMLPAFKFFLGGPIGDGKQGMSWIHIDDMTQLILFIIKHKEVFGPVNATAPAPVSNKVFSKSLATALSRPAALTMPSPVLKVLMGEMSDLLTTGQYVIPKKALAHNYRFHFTDIDSALRSLIK from the coding sequence ATGCATATATTTTTTACAGGTGCCACTGGGTTAATTGGCAAACACTTAACCCCCTTTTTATTACATCATCACAAAGTAACTGTACTTAGCCGCAACAAAACGAAAGCACACGTGCTACTAGGGCATAATATTGATGTTGTGACTGACGTAGCAAATATTGATTTTAACAATATTGATGTTGTTATTAACCTTGCCGGAGAACCAATCGTTAATAAACGATGGACTCAATCACAAAAGAAAATTATTAGAGACTCTCGTATAAAGCTCACTGAACAAATTAGTGATGCCATTACAAAGTGTGCTACACCTCCAGCCACGTTTATATCTGGCAGTGCTATTGGTTACTATGGCCGCCAAGGCGATACCCCCGTTGATGAGCAGAGCAGCGATGTAAATGATGAATTTAGCCATCAGCTATGTAAAGAGTGGGAGCTCGCAGCCCTAAAAGCGCAAAGTGATAAAACACGGGTGTGTTTATTACGCACAGGAATTGTACTTAGCAAAAACGGTGGCGCTTTAAGTAAAATGCTACCTGCGTTTAAGTTTTTTTTAGGTGGCCCGATTGGCGATGGTAAACAAGGTATGTCGTGGATACATATTGATGACATGACTCAACTCATTTTATTTATTATTAAGCATAAAGAGGTATTTGGGCCCGTGAATGCGACTGCACCAGCTCCTGTAAGTAATAAAGTATTTAGTAAAAGTTTAGCAACTGCCCTTTCTCGTCCTGCAGCCTTAACTATGCCAAGCCCTGTGCTAAAAGTGTTAATGGGTGAAATGTCTGATTTGCTCACTACTGGGCAGTACGTAATACCCAAAAAAGCGTTAGCGCATAATTACCGTTTTCATTTTACGGATATAGATTCGGCTTTGAGAAGTTTAATAAAGTAG
- a CDS encoding GGDEF domain-containing protein, producing the protein MASVFLLVVYNTAAEQILVSLILAGLFLYASHIVLNTRFIAKIQQRMLLLCLLLHAIVMLIQGALLLLPFFTELSFNFASVLQITLAVHLILATSAALLLPFLVFANTEHTLNTLANRDPLTQLLNKRGLNAVANTLFSKISTEQPLSIIMVDIDFFKRVNDEYGHDAGDEAIKWVAQHIAALFSKSAVTSRVGGEEFAILLNHCTLNEAQCAANTLRKNIKNKPFSYYGNTIYLRISAGVACSDSQTNSFKSLLSAADKRLYIAKTTGRDKVICKSAQNPFISKKPVCT; encoded by the coding sequence GTGGCTTCGGTTTTTTTACTCGTAGTTTACAACACCGCAGCAGAGCAAATATTGGTTAGTTTAATTCTGGCAGGGTTATTTTTGTATGCTTCGCATATTGTTTTAAACACCCGCTTTATAGCAAAAATACAGCAGCGTATGTTGTTACTTTGCTTATTACTACATGCAATCGTTATGTTGATACAGGGTGCTTTATTACTATTGCCTTTTTTTACTGAGCTCAGCTTTAACTTTGCCTCTGTTTTACAAATTACATTAGCGGTACATTTAATACTTGCCACCAGCGCCGCCCTATTGCTGCCTTTTTTGGTGTTTGCCAATACAGAGCATACGCTCAATACTCTTGCTAATCGTGACCCATTAACCCAGCTATTAAATAAACGCGGCTTAAATGCAGTTGCCAATACGTTATTTAGTAAAATTAGTACCGAGCAACCCCTAAGTATTATTATGGTCGATATAGACTTTTTTAAGCGCGTTAACGATGAATACGGGCACGATGCAGGCGATGAGGCAATTAAATGGGTTGCGCAGCATATTGCAGCGCTTTTTTCTAAGAGCGCAGTTACCTCGCGTGTTGGCGGCGAAGAGTTTGCAATTTTACTTAACCACTGCACTTTAAATGAGGCACAGTGCGCGGCAAACACCCTCAGAAAAAACATTAAAAACAAGCCTTTTAGCTACTACGGTAATACCATTTATTTAAGAATAAGCGCAGGAGTGGCATGCAGCGATTCTCAAACAAACTCTTTTAAATCGCTACTTAGTGCGGCAGATAAGCGCTTGTATATTGCTAAAACCACAGGGCGCGACAAAGTTATATGTAAATCTGCACAAAACCCTTTTATAAGTAAAAAACCGGTTTGCACATAA
- a CDS encoding ATP-binding protein, translating to MVASQISLKIRQGFILVFVLLVALPILFYSIGKAYYASLVETTEKNLEAHLYSLISEVDFTERGIIMPSTILTPELNNLNSDTYAMIYRDDVPVWHSESAVNVNFKPEYIEPKAGAADFRRVVYNNAVYWQLSLTVILNNIDQSEQARFILLKRNDALLRLMDGFKQTLVDWMFIMGIAIAALMAIGFIWSGRPLQRLDKEIKAIESGDIQEIKGLYPVELQTIKSDLNLLLESQQRQKERYRASLSDLAHALKTPLAVLKSSPLANDADAQEQLDRINVMIEHQLKRAATGASDTWKKQTPVKPVIDSILSAMAKVYRDKDIIFNCTVTDKDYFLGDQTDLMELLGNLIDNACKACRSQVEVQVIQSKTLCIGISDDGPGVPEDKRESLLTRGTRLDTYESGHGVGMAIVSDLVNSYNGHLTINKSDTLGGAQFILEFNYNDKK from the coding sequence GTGGTAGCATCGCAAATATCGCTTAAAATAAGACAAGGATTTATCCTTGTCTTTGTTTTATTGGTGGCACTGCCTATTTTGTTTTACTCGATTGGTAAAGCGTATTACGCCTCATTAGTCGAAACCACCGAAAAAAATCTAGAAGCCCACTTATACTCCCTTATTTCTGAAGTCGACTTTACTGAGCGCGGCATTATTATGCCCAGCACAATTTTAACGCCTGAGCTTAATAACTTAAATTCAGATACCTACGCAATGATTTACCGCGATGATGTACCTGTATGGCACTCAGAGTCGGCAGTAAATGTAAACTTTAAACCCGAGTACATAGAGCCTAAAGCAGGTGCGGCCGACTTTAGACGTGTTGTTTACAACAATGCGGTTTACTGGCAGTTAAGCCTAACGGTAATTTTAAATAATATTGACCAATCTGAGCAGGCACGGTTTATATTACTCAAACGAAACGATGCATTGCTAAGGTTAATGGATGGCTTTAAGCAAACCTTAGTCGATTGGATGTTTATAATGGGTATAGCGATTGCTGCTTTAATGGCAATTGGCTTTATTTGGAGCGGCCGGCCTTTACAACGTCTTGATAAAGAAATAAAAGCCATTGAGTCGGGCGATATTCAAGAAATTAAAGGCTTGTACCCTGTAGAGCTGCAAACAATTAAATCAGACCTAAACTTATTATTAGAATCTCAGCAACGTCAAAAAGAGCGTTACAGGGCCTCTTTAAGTGACCTAGCACATGCATTAAAAACACCCCTTGCGGTATTAAAATCAAGCCCGCTTGCAAACGATGCCGATGCCCAAGAGCAACTTGATAGAATAAATGTGATGATCGAGCATCAGTTAAAGCGTGCCGCTACTGGTGCCTCAGACACATGGAAAAAACAAACCCCAGTTAAACCTGTTATTGATTCTATTTTAAGTGCAATGGCCAAGGTATACCGCGATAAAGACATTATTTTTAATTGCACTGTAACCGATAAAGATTACTTTTTAGGGGATCAAACAGATTTAATGGAATTACTGGGTAATTTAATTGATAACGCCTGTAAAGCATGTCGCTCGCAAGTAGAAGTACAAGTCATTCAAAGTAAAACACTGTGCATAGGCATTAGTGACGATGGGCCAGGTGTACCCGAGGATAAACGCGAGTCTTTATTAACCCGTGGTACCCGCCTAGACACTTATGAAAGCGGCCACGGTGTGGGTATGGCGATAGTCTCTGACTTGGTTAACTCTTATAACGGCCACTTAACGATTAATAAGTCTGACACCCTAGGCGGCGCACAATTTATTTTAGAGTTTAATTACAATGATAAAAAATAG
- a CDS encoding response regulator transcription factor has protein sequence MRILVIEDDLHLADNLRNALEKERYSVDLCHDGEAGLFHITEYPLDMAVVDLGLPKIDGIELINKARAQGVTIPILILTARDRWQDKVEGLDAGADDYLTKPFHVEELIARCNALIRRSAGKANPEMTAGPIKIHTRSQQVWVDDKELSLTAYEYKVLEYLMVNPQKVISKSELTEHIYDQDFDLDSNVIEVFVLRLRKKLDPEGTLNPVETLRGRGYRLKSQW, from the coding sequence ATGCGAATTTTAGTTATAGAAGATGATTTACACTTAGCAGACAACCTACGTAATGCTTTAGAGAAAGAACGCTACAGTGTTGATTTATGTCACGATGGCGAAGCTGGCCTATTCCATATTACAGAATACCCGCTAGATATGGCGGTGGTTGATTTAGGCTTACCAAAAATTGACGGTATTGAGCTAATCAATAAAGCACGTGCACAAGGCGTGACTATCCCTATTTTAATTTTAACAGCGCGCGACCGCTGGCAAGACAAAGTTGAAGGCCTAGATGCAGGTGCCGACGACTACTTAACCAAACCGTTTCATGTTGAAGAATTAATTGCGCGTTGTAACGCACTTATTCGCCGCAGTGCGGGTAAAGCAAACCCAGAAATGACAGCGGGTCCAATTAAAATTCATACTCGTTCGCAACAAGTGTGGGTTGATGACAAAGAACTTAGCCTTACAGCTTATGAGTACAAAGTACTTGAGTATTTAATGGTTAACCCGCAAAAAGTAATTTCTAAATCAGAACTTACTGAGCACATTTACGACCAAGATTTCGATCTTGATTCTAACGTTATCGAAGTATTTGTACTTCGTTTGCGTAAAAAATTAGACCCTGAAGGCACATTAAACCCAGTAGAAACACTACGTGGGCGTGGTTACAGGCTTAAAAGTCAGTGGTAG